A section of the Streptomyces sp. V3I8 genome encodes:
- the pepN gene encoding aminopeptidase N: protein MPGENLSRDEARERAALLSVEEYEVSLDLRSAVGGTDTGTGPRTFRSVTTVRFRSAEPGATSFADLVAPAVTAVSLNGRDLDPGAVFDGSRILLEDLAEDNELVVDAQCAYSRTGEGMHRFVDPEDGEVYLYTQYEPADARRVFAGFEQPDLKAPFRFEVRAPEGWVVWSNGVGELVDGVWRFAGTKPISTYITAVVAGPYHYVTDLYERVLDDGSRLEIPLGALCRKGLARHFDADDVFLVTKQGLDFFHDHFDYPYPFGKYDQAFVPEYNLGAMENPGLVTFREEFIFRGNVTQASYERRANVILHEMAHMWFGDLVTMVWWDDLWLKESFADFMGTFSMVEATRFTNGWTTFANNRKAWAYRADQLPSTHPVTADIRDLEDAKLNFDGITYAKGASVLKQLVAYAGRDAFLEGSRRYFKRHAYGNTRLGDLLAALEETSGRDMTAWSRSWLQTAGVNSLTPQVILDAEGRVAELTVLQDAAESHPELRPHRVAVGLYRKEDADGPLVRYARAEVDVDGPRTVVGELAGADAPELVLVNDDDLTYCKIRFDEGSLDTLRAHLGDITDPLARALCWSALWNLTRDALMPARDFVGLVLRFAGRESDIGVLQTLHAWADSALTFYAAPGWRETGGRLLAEGALRELRSAEPGGQHQLTWARFFAAVATGGADLQMLSGLLEGTEKIDGLEVDQELRWAFLEPLAAHGAADEGVLAAELARDDTASGKRHQVRCLAARPSAAVKAQAWAAVVESDALSNALVEATISGFAQASHRELCAPYASKYFEVIERVWEERSIQIGMDVVRGLFPSLQDSRETLDAADAWLASHGEAAPALRRLVLEARDDLARALRGQVCDGGSAG, encoded by the coding sequence GTGCCCGGTGAGAATCTGTCCCGCGACGAGGCCCGCGAGCGGGCGGCACTGCTGTCCGTCGAGGAGTACGAGGTGTCCCTGGACCTGCGCTCCGCGGTGGGCGGTACGGACACCGGGACCGGGCCGCGTACCTTCCGGTCGGTGACGACCGTCCGGTTCCGCAGCGCCGAGCCGGGCGCCACGAGCTTCGCGGACCTGGTCGCGCCGGCCGTCACGGCCGTCTCGCTGAACGGCAGGGACCTCGACCCGGGCGCGGTCTTCGACGGCTCGCGCATCCTCTTGGAGGACCTGGCCGAGGACAACGAGCTGGTGGTCGACGCCCAGTGCGCGTACAGCCGCACCGGTGAGGGCATGCACCGCTTCGTCGACCCGGAGGACGGCGAGGTCTACCTCTACACGCAGTACGAGCCGGCCGACGCCCGCCGGGTCTTCGCGGGCTTCGAGCAGCCCGACCTCAAGGCGCCCTTCCGCTTCGAGGTGCGGGCCCCCGAGGGCTGGGTCGTGTGGAGCAACGGCGTGGGTGAACTGGTCGACGGGGTCTGGCGGTTCGCCGGGACCAAGCCGATCTCGACGTACATCACGGCGGTCGTCGCGGGCCCCTACCACTACGTGACCGACCTGTACGAGCGTGTCCTGGACGACGGCAGCCGGCTGGAGATCCCACTCGGCGCGCTCTGCCGCAAGGGCCTCGCCAGGCACTTCGACGCCGACGACGTCTTCCTGGTCACGAAGCAGGGCCTGGACTTCTTCCACGACCACTTCGACTACCCGTACCCGTTCGGGAAGTACGACCAGGCGTTCGTGCCCGAGTACAACCTCGGCGCGATGGAGAACCCGGGCCTCGTGACCTTCCGCGAGGAGTTCATCTTCCGCGGCAACGTGACCCAGGCGTCGTACGAGCGCCGGGCGAACGTCATCCTGCACGAGATGGCCCACATGTGGTTCGGCGACCTGGTGACCATGGTGTGGTGGGACGACCTGTGGCTCAAGGAGTCCTTCGCGGACTTCATGGGCACGTTCTCGATGGTCGAGGCGACCCGCTTCACCAACGGCTGGACCACCTTCGCCAACAACCGCAAGGCGTGGGCGTACCGCGCCGACCAGCTGCCCTCCACGCACCCGGTCACGGCCGACATCCGCGACCTGGAGGACGCCAAGCTCAACTTCGACGGGATCACGTACGCCAAGGGGGCCTCGGTCCTCAAGCAGCTGGTGGCGTACGCGGGCCGGGACGCCTTCCTGGAGGGCTCCCGCCGCTACTTCAAGCGGCACGCGTACGGGAACACCCGTCTCGGTGACCTGCTGGCGGCGCTGGAGGAGACGAGCGGGCGCGACATGACGGCCTGGTCGCGGTCCTGGCTGCAGACGGCCGGGGTCAACTCCCTCACCCCGCAGGTGATCCTCGACGCGGAGGGCCGCGTCGCCGAGCTGACGGTCCTGCAGGACGCCGCCGAGTCGCACCCCGAACTGCGTCCGCACCGGGTCGCGGTGGGCCTCTACCGCAAGGAGGACGCGGACGGCCCGCTCGTGCGGTACGCGCGCGCCGAGGTGGACGTCGACGGTCCGCGCACGGTCGTCGGCGAGCTGGCCGGCGCGGACGCCCCCGAGCTGGTCCTCGTCAACGACGACGACCTCACGTACTGCAAGATCCGCTTCGACGAGGGGTCGCTGGACACGCTGCGCGCCCACCTCGGCGACATCACCGACCCGCTGGCCCGCGCCCTGTGCTGGTCGGCGCTGTGGAACCTGACCCGGGACGCGCTCATGCCCGCGCGGGACTTCGTCGGCCTGGTGCTGCGCTTCGCGGGCCGCGAGTCGGACATCGGCGTGCTGCAGACGCTGCACGCCTGGGCGGACTCCGCGCTCACCTTCTACGCGGCGCCCGGGTGGCGGGAGACCGGCGGGCGGCTGCTCGCCGAGGGCGCGCTGCGGGAACTGCGGTCCGCCGAGCCGGGCGGCCAGCACCAGCTGACGTGGGCGCGGTTCTTCGCGGCCGTCGCCACCGGCGGGGCCGACCTGCAGATGCTCTCGGGTCTGCTGGAGGGCACGGAGAAGATCGACGGGCTCGAGGTGGACCAGGAGCTGCGGTGGGCGTTCCTGGAGCCGCTCGCCGCGCACGGGGCGGCGGACGAGGGCGTGCTCGCCGCGGAGCTCGCCCGCGACGACACCGCCTCCGGCAAGCGGCACCAGGTGCGGTGCCTGGCGGCCCGGCCGTCCGCGGCGGTCAAGGCGCAGGCGTGGGCCGCCGTGGTGGAGTCGGACGCGCTGTCCAACGCGCTGGTGGAGGCGACGATCTCCGGGTTCGCGCAGGCGTCGCACCGGGAGCTCTGCGCGCCGTACGCGTCGAAGTACTTCGAGGTGATCGAGCGGGTGTGGGAGGAGCGGTCGATCCAGATCGGGATGGACGTGGTGCGCGGGCTGTTCCCCTCGCTGCAGGACTCCCGGGAGACGCTGGACGCGGCCGACGCGTGGCTCGCCTCCCACGGGGAGGCCGCGCCCGCGCTCCGGAGGTTGGTGCTGGAGGCCCGGGACGACCTCGCGCGGGCGCTGCGGGGGCAGGTGTGCGACGGGGGCTCCGCCGGGTGA
- a CDS encoding TIGR03767 family metallophosphoesterase — MSRIRSVATAARDRRAFLAATGAVSLSAGIGLALRPGTGEAAAGTAATTHGRPVAVSRRAPAAPLAPYTRGTSLSTVAAARPGSGYRRLGDGPAWPRVVRGDLAAPGAGRAERRTALAAFVQFTDLHLVDVQHPLRYEYLRAQTASAWRPQESLSVAGAVSLVERVNALRGAPVTGSPLHFVMTTGDNTDNNARTELDWFLKVMSGGRITPNSGDPDRYEGVQNSDLTLYWQPESALRDADKQLGFPRIDGFLAAAIRELRSPGLNLPWYSTVGNHDSLPGGCYAPGDSFFADFAVGGRKLMTLDESVGTALWKNVKKGGDPRGAGFKEMLTSEGRRMRSVTPDEGRAPFTPAEYLRAHLDPAHTGAGPVGHGYSQANLAAGTQYYTFRIADDLLGISLDTTDPGGHYEGSLGTAQLRWLERTLKAAGKDGEHVIVFSHHTSRTMRNLREDPAHPGERRHGGDEVLAVLGAHRPVLAWVNGHSHKNDITPHPAPGGRSFWEVSTASHVDFPQLARVIEIADNHDGTLSLFTTLIESAAPHRTNVDDLSQTGLAALYRELSFNAPGARTDLSGAPEDRNTELVLKKS; from the coding sequence ATGTCGCGCATACGCTCTGTCGCCACCGCCGCTCGTGACCGCCGCGCCTTCCTGGCCGCCACCGGGGCGGTGTCCCTCTCCGCGGGCATCGGCCTCGCGCTGCGGCCCGGGACCGGCGAGGCCGCCGCCGGCACCGCCGCCACCACGCACGGCCGGCCCGTCGCCGTCTCCCGCAGGGCGCCTGCCGCGCCCCTGGCCCCGTACACCCGCGGCACCAGCCTCTCGACCGTCGCGGCCGCCCGCCCGGGGTCCGGGTACCGGCGGCTCGGCGACGGGCCCGCCTGGCCGCGCGTCGTCCGCGGCGACCTGGCCGCGCCCGGCGCCGGCCGGGCCGAACGGCGCACCGCGCTCGCCGCGTTCGTGCAGTTCACCGACCTGCACCTGGTCGACGTGCAGCACCCGCTGCGGTACGAGTACCTGCGCGCGCAGACCGCCAGTGCCTGGCGCCCCCAGGAGTCCCTGTCGGTGGCCGGCGCGGTCTCGCTCGTCGAGCGGGTCAACGCGCTGCGCGGCGCCCCCGTCACCGGCTCCCCGCTGCACTTCGTGATGACCACCGGCGACAACACCGACAACAACGCCAGGACGGAACTGGACTGGTTCCTGAAGGTGATGAGCGGTGGCCGCATCACCCCCAACTCCGGTGACCCGGACCGCTACGAGGGTGTCCAGAACAGCGACCTCACGCTGTACTGGCAGCCCGAGTCGGCCCTGCGCGACGCCGACAAGCAGCTCGGCTTCCCGCGCATCGACGGCTTCCTCGCCGCCGCGATCCGCGAACTGCGCAGCCCCGGCCTCAACCTGCCCTGGTACTCCACGGTCGGCAACCACGACTCCCTGCCCGGCGGCTGCTACGCGCCCGGCGACTCCTTCTTCGCCGACTTCGCGGTCGGCGGCAGGAAGCTGATGACGCTCGACGAGTCGGTCGGCACCGCCCTGTGGAAGAACGTGAAGAAGGGCGGCGACCCCAGGGGCGCCGGCTTCAAGGAGATGCTCACGTCCGAGGGGCGAAGGATGCGTTCGGTCACCCCGGACGAGGGCCGCGCCCCCTTCACCCCCGCCGAGTACCTGCGGGCGCACCTCGACCCGGCCCACACGGGCGCCGGCCCCGTCGGACACGGCTACTCGCAGGCCAACCTCGCCGCGGGGACCCAGTACTACACGTTCCGGATCGCCGACGACCTGCTCGGGATCAGCCTCGACACCACCGACCCGGGCGGCCACTACGAGGGCTCGCTCGGCACCGCGCAGCTGCGGTGGCTGGAGCGCACGCTCAAGGCGGCCGGGAAGGACGGGGAACACGTCATCGTCTTCAGCCACCACACCAGCAGGACGATGCGCAACCTCCGCGAGGACCCGGCGCACCCGGGGGAGCGGCGGCACGGCGGCGACGAGGTGCTGGCCGTGCTCGGCGCCCACCGCCCGGTGCTGGCCTGGGTGAACGGCCACAGCCACAAGAACGACATCACCCCGCACCCCGCCCCGGGCGGCCGCTCCTTCTGGGAGGTCTCCACCGCCTCGCACGTCGACTTCCCGCAGCTCGCCCGGGTGATCGAGATCGCCGACAACCACGACGGCACGCTCTCCCTGTTCACCACGCTCATCGAGTCCGCGGCCCCGCACAGGACGAACGTCGACGACCTCTCCCAGACGGGCCTGGCAGCCCTCTACCGGGAACTCTCCTTCAATGCCCCGGGCGCCCGCACGGACCTGAGCGGCGCCCCGGAGGACCGCAACACGGAACTCGTCCTGAAGAAGAGCTGA
- a CDS encoding DsbA family protein produces MSEQTSAKTPVDFWFDPLCPWAWMTSRWVLEVEKVRDIEVHWHIMSLAVLNEPKLDELPDEYREMLSTTAWQPVRVVTAAAQKHGADILGPLYTALGNRIHNDGLGPTKEAIAGALDEVGLPADLIDYADQADFEFDAELRASHKEGIDKVGQDVGTPVIAVPGADGEQIAFFGPVVTPAPKGEEAARLWDGTLLVASVPGFYELKRTRTKGPDFSNL; encoded by the coding sequence ATGTCCGAGCAGACGTCCGCCAAGACTCCTGTCGACTTCTGGTTCGACCCGCTGTGCCCCTGGGCATGGATGACCTCGCGATGGGTCCTGGAGGTGGAGAAGGTCCGGGACATCGAGGTCCACTGGCACATCATGAGCCTTGCGGTGCTGAACGAGCCGAAGCTGGACGAGCTGCCCGACGAGTACCGCGAGATGCTGTCCACCACGGCCTGGCAGCCGGTCCGCGTGGTGACCGCGGCCGCGCAGAAGCACGGCGCCGACATCCTCGGCCCGCTCTACACCGCGCTCGGCAACCGCATCCACAACGACGGTCTCGGCCCGACGAAGGAGGCGATCGCCGGCGCGCTCGACGAGGTCGGCCTGCCCGCCGACCTGATCGACTACGCCGACCAGGCGGACTTCGAGTTCGACGCCGAGCTGCGCGCCTCCCACAAGGAGGGCATCGACAAGGTCGGCCAGGACGTCGGCACGCCCGTCATCGCGGTGCCCGGCGCCGACGGCGAGCAGATCGCCTTCTTCGGCCCGGTCGTCACCCCGGCACCCAAGGGCGAGGAGGCCGCCAGGCTCTGGGACGGCACGCTGCTCGTGGCCTCGGTCCCGGGCTTCTACGAACTGAAGCGCACCCGCACGAAGGGCCCGGACTTCAGCAACCTGTAG
- a CDS encoding ABC transporter substrate-binding protein, which produces MPPLSPSGADRRLFLSSLLGAAAAAGLSGCAGSSAADTGSRKAATAPLSDEVPSGTSLKISSYQGVQQLQFKLAGLTDLPFEVSSWANIGAGPDVINAFRSKSLDVANNAGIPPIQAHYQGFDAKIVAVNLTRRPNYLFATKPGSDIRSVKDFEGKKLAFSQGQAQGVVLLRALKQAGLAYDDVKLVPLTSNQFLTALQAGQVDIAPLANQQSPAYLKQYGPKGARTIPTDVVDLLSLLWAPTTVLADKAKAAAVAAYIPRWAKGQVWAYEHPDEWNREFYVGTQNLSLAQAEAITELANKPLFPPSWDEAVKWEQETADLLAEGGFVKEFEVGQLFDRRFEGIAAQAVPAGYRR; this is translated from the coding sequence ATGCCACCTCTGTCCCCGTCCGGAGCCGACCGGCGGCTCTTCCTCTCCTCCCTGCTCGGCGCCGCCGCCGCTGCCGGGCTCAGCGGTTGCGCGGGCAGCAGCGCCGCCGACACCGGGAGCAGGAAGGCGGCGACCGCCCCGCTGTCCGACGAGGTCCCGTCGGGCACCAGCCTGAAGATCTCCTCGTACCAGGGCGTCCAGCAGTTGCAGTTCAAGCTCGCGGGGCTGACCGACCTGCCGTTCGAGGTCTCCTCCTGGGCGAACATCGGCGCCGGTCCCGATGTCATCAACGCCTTCCGCTCCAAGTCTCTGGACGTCGCCAACAACGCGGGCATCCCGCCCATCCAGGCGCACTACCAGGGCTTCGACGCGAAGATCGTCGCCGTCAACCTCACCCGCAGGCCCAACTACCTCTTCGCCACCAAGCCGGGCAGCGACATCCGGTCGGTGAAGGACTTCGAGGGGAAGAAGCTGGCCTTCTCCCAGGGGCAGGCCCAGGGGGTCGTCCTGCTGCGGGCGCTCAAGCAGGCCGGGCTGGCGTACGACGACGTGAAACTGGTGCCGCTGACCAGCAACCAGTTCCTCACCGCGCTGCAGGCGGGCCAGGTGGACATCGCCCCGCTCGCCAACCAGCAGTCCCCGGCCTACCTCAAGCAGTACGGGCCCAAGGGCGCCCGCACTATCCCCACCGACGTCGTGGACCTCCTGAGCCTGCTGTGGGCGCCCACCACCGTGCTGGCCGACAAGGCGAAGGCCGCCGCCGTCGCCGCGTACATCCCGCGCTGGGCCAAGGGCCAGGTGTGGGCGTACGAGCACCCCGACGAGTGGAACAGGGAGTTCTACGTCGGGACGCAGAACCTGAGCCTCGCCCAGGCGGAGGCGATCACCGAGCTCGCCAACAAGCCGCTGTTCCCGCCGAGCTGGGACGAGGCCGTGAAGTGGGAGCAGGAGACCGCCGACCTGCTGGCCGAGGGCGGCTTCGTGAAGGAGTTCGAGGTCGGCCAGCTCTTCGACCGTCGCTTCGAGGGCATCGCGGCGCAAGCCGTCCCCGCCGGGTACCGGAGGTGA
- a CDS encoding NUDIX hydrolase, translating into MREQLRVAAYAVCVRDGRMLLARWVARDGGRRWTLPGGGMDHGEDPYDTVVREAEEETGYTVEPLALLGVDSNRLIRPRRFGGTDFQGLRLVYEARVTGGELRHETGGSTDMAAWHPLDEVPALERVGLVDVGLALWRERPAAGRVTGVPEHPADT; encoded by the coding sequence ATGCGCGAGCAGTTGCGGGTGGCGGCCTACGCCGTATGCGTGCGGGACGGGCGGATGCTCCTCGCACGCTGGGTGGCGAGGGACGGCGGCAGGCGCTGGACGCTGCCGGGCGGCGGCATGGACCACGGCGAGGACCCGTACGACACCGTCGTCCGGGAGGCCGAGGAGGAGACCGGCTACACGGTCGAACCCCTCGCCCTGCTCGGCGTCGACTCGAACCGGCTCATCCGTCCGCGCCGTTTCGGCGGCACCGACTTCCAGGGCCTGCGCCTCGTCTACGAGGCCCGCGTCACCGGCGGCGAACTGCGCCACGAGACCGGCGGCTCCACCGACATGGCGGCCTGGCACCCGCTCGACGAGGTGCCCGCGCTGGAACGCGTGGGGCTCGTCGACGTGGGACTCGCGCTCTGGCGGGAGCGCCCCGCGGCCGGGCGGGTGACGGGCGTCCCGGAACATCCCGCGGACACCTGA
- a CDS encoding LLM class flavin-dependent oxidoreductase — MNTGHHEASWRLPESDPYAHVALDHYIHLARIAERGTFDSLFLADGPQLWSNLAQRPAGALEPLTLLTALATATEHIGLIATASTSYNSPYNLARRFASLDIISGGRAGWNIVTTAGAEAARNFGLDAEPAHAERYARAAEFLDVALKLWDSWEDDAIVADKAAGVWGDDTKIHPPRHRGKYFNVEGALNVPRSPQGYPLLVQAGSSKDGKAFAARYAEAVFTAQQTLRDAQDFYADLKSLTAAAGRDPDHVKVLPGIVPVIGSTEAEARANEQALEDHLVYAHGVDRLEGLLQLPPGTLELDGPLPADLPPESSVEGAKSRYTLVVELARRERLTVRQLIGRLGGGRGHLTFTGTPEQVADAVGEWFTLGAADGFNIMPAVLPSGLDAFVDHVVPILRARGLLREEYGPRRTLRERYGLPRPANQHVAPALARI, encoded by the coding sequence ATGAACACCGGCCACCACGAGGCGTCCTGGCGGCTCCCGGAGAGCGACCCGTACGCCCACGTGGCACTGGACCACTACATCCACCTGGCCCGGATCGCCGAGCGCGGCACCTTCGACTCGCTCTTCCTCGCCGACGGACCGCAGCTGTGGAGCAACCTCGCGCAGCGGCCGGCCGGCGCCCTGGAGCCGCTCACCCTGCTCACCGCGCTGGCGACGGCCACCGAGCACATCGGGCTGATCGCCACCGCCTCCACCTCGTACAACTCTCCCTACAACCTGGCGCGCAGGTTCGCCTCGCTGGACATCATCAGCGGCGGCCGGGCGGGCTGGAACATCGTCACCACGGCCGGTGCGGAGGCGGCCCGCAACTTCGGGCTCGACGCGGAGCCCGCGCACGCGGAGCGGTACGCCCGGGCCGCCGAGTTCCTCGACGTGGCGCTCAAGCTCTGGGACAGCTGGGAGGACGACGCGATCGTCGCCGACAAGGCGGCCGGCGTCTGGGGCGACGACACGAAGATCCATCCGCCCCGCCACCGGGGGAAGTACTTCAACGTCGAGGGCGCCCTGAACGTGCCGCGCTCGCCGCAGGGCTATCCGCTGCTGGTCCAGGCGGGCTCGTCGAAGGACGGCAAGGCGTTCGCGGCCCGCTACGCGGAGGCGGTGTTCACCGCCCAGCAGACCTTGCGGGACGCCCAGGACTTCTACGCCGACCTCAAGTCCCTGACGGCGGCGGCCGGCCGCGACCCGGACCACGTCAAGGTGCTGCCCGGCATCGTCCCGGTGATCGGTTCGACGGAGGCGGAGGCGCGGGCGAACGAGCAGGCGCTGGAGGACCACCTCGTGTACGCGCACGGCGTGGACCGGCTGGAGGGGCTGCTGCAGTTGCCGCCGGGCACGCTGGAGCTGGACGGACCGCTGCCCGCCGACCTGCCGCCGGAGAGCTCCGTCGAGGGCGCCAAGAGCCGCTACACGCTCGTGGTGGAGCTCGCCCGGCGCGAACGGCTCACCGTGCGGCAGCTGATCGGCCGGCTCGGCGGCGGGCGCGGGCACCTGACCTTCACCGGGACGCCCGAGCAGGTCGCCGACGCCGTCGGGGAGTGGTTCACGCTCGGCGCCGCCGACGGCTTCAACATCATGCCCGCGGTCCTGCCGTCCGGCCTGGACGCCTTCGTGGACCACGTCGTCCCGATCCTGCGCGCCCGCGGCCTGCTGCGCGAGGAGTACGGCCCGCGCCGGACCCTGCGCGAGAGGTACGGCCTCCCGCGCCCCGCCAACCAGCACGTCGCCCCGGCACTCGCCCGCATCTGA
- a CDS encoding ABC transporter ATP-binding protein translates to MATHTERLTHTGQPSSQAAPAVRIRGLTRSFDGRTVLDDVDLDLPAGQLTALLGHSGSGKSTLLRAVAGLDHEVAGSGTLSAPDRVSVVFQDSRLLPWRRVLDNVLLGTEGKDAARRGRAALAEVGLAGRERAWPNELSGGEAQRAALARSLVREPELLLADEPFGALDALTRIRMHGLLRELWERHRPSVLLVTHDVDEAIVLADRVLVLDEGRIGLDLAIDRPHPRSYRDPLLGEYRERLLAALGVTEDHGGHGPAAGTPAHQETPTDQEDHQ, encoded by the coding sequence GTGGCGACGCACACTGAACGGCTGACGCACACCGGACAGCCCTCGTCCCAGGCGGCGCCGGCCGTCCGGATCCGGGGCCTGACCCGCTCCTTCGACGGGCGGACCGTCCTCGACGACGTCGACCTGGACCTGCCGGCCGGGCAGCTCACGGCCCTGCTCGGGCACAGCGGCTCCGGCAAGAGCACCCTGCTGCGCGCCGTCGCGGGCCTCGACCACGAGGTCGCCGGCAGCGGCACGCTGAGCGCCCCGGACCGGGTGTCGGTCGTCTTCCAGGACTCCCGGCTGCTGCCCTGGCGGCGCGTCCTCGACAACGTCCTGCTCGGCACCGAGGGCAAGGACGCGGCGCGGCGGGGCCGCGCCGCCCTCGCCGAGGTGGGTCTCGCCGGGCGCGAACGGGCCTGGCCCAACGAGCTGTCCGGCGGCGAGGCCCAGCGTGCCGCGCTGGCCAGGTCCCTGGTGCGGGAACCCGAACTCCTGCTGGCCGACGAGCCGTTCGGCGCCCTGGACGCGCTCACCCGGATCCGGATGCACGGCCTGCTGCGCGAGCTGTGGGAGCGCCACCGGCCCTCGGTGCTGCTGGTCACGCACGACGTGGACGAGGCGATCGTGCTGGCCGACCGGGTGCTCGTGCTCGACGAGGGCCGGATCGGCCTCGACCTGGCCATCGACCGCCCGCACCCGCGCTCGTACCGCGATCCGCTGCTGGGCGAGTACCGCGAGCGGCTGCTGGCCGCGCTCGGTGTGACGGAGGACCACGGGGGCCACGGCCCGGCGGCCGGCACCCCCGCGCACCAGGAAACCCCCACGGACCAGGAGGACCACCAGTGA
- a CDS encoding TauD/TfdA family dioxygenase, with translation MPGIEIRKVTARIGAQVSGVDIGKPLDEETVTVLRAALDEHKALVFDDVGLDDEGQQAFARHFGDLTTAHPTVPAVADAPNVLPVDSERGRAANHWHTDVTFVLNPPQASTLRSITVPPYGGETLIANSAAAYRNLPEPLRRFADTLWAEHTNDYDYAVPEEEVDEAQAAQRAQFTSVTYRTVHPVVRVHPLTGERGLFIGGFAQRVTGLSVTESRKVLDLLQAYVVRPENVLRHRWSPNQLVLFDNRITQHYAVDNYDGLPRRLNRVTVAGDVPVGIEGKESHSITGDASHYTPVA, from the coding sequence ATGCCCGGCATCGAGATCCGCAAGGTCACCGCGAGGATCGGCGCGCAGGTTTCCGGCGTCGACATCGGCAAACCGCTCGACGAGGAGACCGTCACCGTCCTGCGGGCCGCCCTCGACGAGCACAAGGCGCTGGTCTTCGACGACGTCGGCCTGGACGACGAGGGCCAGCAGGCGTTCGCCCGCCACTTCGGCGACCTGACGACCGCCCATCCGACCGTGCCCGCCGTGGCGGACGCCCCGAACGTGCTGCCCGTCGACAGCGAGCGCGGGCGGGCCGCCAACCACTGGCACACCGACGTCACGTTCGTCCTCAACCCGCCGCAGGCCAGCACCCTGCGCAGCATCACGGTCCCGCCGTACGGGGGCGAGACGCTGATCGCCAACTCGGCCGCCGCCTACCGGAACCTGCCCGAGCCCCTGCGGCGGTTCGCGGACACGCTGTGGGCCGAGCACACCAACGACTACGACTACGCGGTGCCCGAGGAGGAGGTCGACGAGGCGCAGGCCGCGCAGCGCGCCCAGTTCACGTCCGTCACGTACCGCACCGTCCACCCCGTGGTCCGGGTGCACCCGCTGACCGGCGAGCGCGGGCTGTTCATCGGCGGCTTCGCCCAGCGGGTCACCGGCCTGTCGGTGACCGAGTCCCGCAAGGTCCTCGACCTGCTCCAGGCGTACGTCGTACGGCCCGAGAACGTCCTGCGGCACCGGTGGTCGCCGAACCAGCTGGTGCTGTTCGACAACCGCATCACCCAGCACTACGCCGTCGACAACTACGACGGCCTGCCGCGCCGCCTGAACCGCGTGACGGTGGCCGGGGACGTCCCGGTCGGCATCGAGGGCAAGGAGAGCCACTCGATCACGGGCGACGCGTCGCACTACACACCGGTGGCCTGA
- a CDS encoding ABC transporter permease, with the protein MSAVTTTATTPVVTEDTAAAEDTAAGSATRPARRGRRRRGLAPGKRLPASRLIGPALFFVLWAAASAAGQLDPNAIPAPWTVLRTTGRLWSDGTLSTDVLTSLRRAGSGFALGLTAGVALALLAGLSRIGEALVDGTVQLNRAIPTLGLIPLFILWLGIGETFKIAIIAIVVYIPIYLNLYSALSGIDHRFVELAEVQGLSKFRFIREIVIPGALPGFFVGLRLGVTGSWLGLVVLEQINATSGLGYLMFQAQNYGQTDVILVGLLIYGIFGLVSDSAVRIIERRVLSWRRTLNG; encoded by the coding sequence GTGAGCGCCGTGACCACCACCGCGACCACCCCCGTCGTCACCGAGGACACCGCGGCCGCCGAGGACACCGCGGCCGGCTCCGCCACCCGGCCGGCCCGGCGCGGCAGGCGGCGCCGCGGGCTCGCCCCCGGCAAGCGGCTGCCCGCGTCCCGGCTGATCGGTCCCGCCCTGTTCTTCGTGCTCTGGGCGGCCGCCTCAGCCGCCGGGCAGCTGGACCCGAACGCGATCCCCGCGCCCTGGACGGTCCTGCGCACCACCGGGCGGTTGTGGAGCGACGGCACACTGTCCACGGACGTCCTCACCTCGCTGCGGCGCGCCGGATCCGGCTTCGCCCTCGGGCTGACCGCCGGGGTGGCCCTGGCATTGCTGGCCGGGCTCAGCCGGATCGGCGAGGCGCTGGTCGACGGGACGGTCCAGCTCAACCGGGCGATCCCGACCCTCGGTCTGATCCCGCTGTTCATCCTCTGGCTGGGCATCGGCGAGACCTTCAAGATCGCGATCATCGCCATCGTCGTCTACATCCCGATCTACCTGAACCTGTACTCCGCGCTGTCCGGCATCGACCACCGGTTCGTCGAACTCGCCGAGGTGCAGGGGCTGTCGAAGTTCCGGTTCATCCGGGAGATCGTCATCCCCGGAGCGCTGCCCGGGTTCTTCGTGGGACTGCGGCTCGGTGTGACCGGTTCCTGGCTCGGCCTGGTGGTGCTGGAGCAGATCAACGCCACCAGCGGGCTCGGCTACCTGATGTTCCAGGCCCAGAACTACGGCCAGACGGACGTCATCCTCGTCGGTCTGCTGATCTACGGAATCTTCGGCCTGGTCTCCGACAGCGCGGTCCGCATCATCGAACGGAGGGTGCTGTCGTGGCGACGCACACTGAACGGCTGA